A stretch of Natronobacterium texcoconense DNA encodes these proteins:
- a CDS encoding inositol monophosphatase family protein: MSDSSDSLERRAAVAVDAAAAGADVAADSFRGDLEVDSKDGETDLVTQADRDAQVAVAEEIRAAFPDDPIVGEEDEELKAVPEEGPAWIVDPIDGTNNYVAGIRAFGTAVAAVVDGEPVAGASVFPALSDTYRVGPAGAFRNGEPLSVSDRTDPGVSTACPTFWWDFDQRDQYGNAARALVDRFADVRRFGCAQLELAMVASGALEGAVTNLQANPWDTVAGVALVRAAGGTVTDLEGERWRHDSTGLVASNGGVHDELLEAAREIDTDH, translated from the coding sequence ATGAGTGATTCATCGGACTCGCTGGAGCGTCGAGCCGCCGTTGCCGTCGATGCGGCAGCGGCCGGCGCCGACGTTGCAGCCGACTCGTTTCGGGGCGACCTCGAGGTCGATTCCAAAGACGGCGAGACGGATCTCGTGACCCAGGCCGACCGGGACGCCCAGGTAGCCGTCGCCGAGGAGATTCGTGCCGCGTTCCCCGACGATCCGATCGTCGGCGAGGAAGACGAGGAGCTGAAGGCGGTCCCCGAGGAGGGGCCAGCCTGGATCGTGGATCCGATCGACGGGACGAACAACTACGTCGCCGGCATCCGGGCCTTTGGAACCGCCGTCGCAGCGGTCGTCGACGGCGAACCGGTCGCCGGCGCGTCCGTCTTTCCTGCGCTCTCCGACACCTATCGCGTCGGTCCAGCGGGTGCGTTCCGCAACGGCGAGCCACTGTCGGTAAGCGACCGTACCGATCCCGGCGTGTCGACCGCCTGTCCGACCTTCTGGTGGGACTTCGACCAGCGCGACCAGTACGGCAATGCTGCCCGTGCGCTCGTCGACCGGTTCGCCGACGTCAGACGCTTCGGCTGTGCCCAGCTCGAGCTCGCGATGGTCGCGTCGGGCGCACTCGAGGGCGCGGTGACGAACCTGCAGGCGAACCCGTGGGATACCGTTGCCGGCGTCGCGCTGGTTCGGGCGGCCGGCGGTACCGTCACCGACCTCGAGGGTGAGCGATGGCGGCACGACAGCACGGGGTTGGTCGCCTCGAACGGCGGGGTTCACGACGAACTGCTCGAGGCGGCACGGGAGATCGATACCGATCACTGA
- the tnpA gene encoding IS200/IS605-like element ISNph5 family transposase, which translates to MEYHLQSGSHTVYALQYHFVTVTKYRADILTDERLERVAEVAHEIADDFEADIKNVDGGTDHVHILFTTKPTTDLTKFINSLKGVTSRRIRQEYPEVKQTLEDAFWQPGYFLATTGQVSINVLMDYVENQ; encoded by the coding sequence ATGGAATATCACCTGCAATCCGGGTCGCACACGGTCTACGCGCTCCAATACCACTTCGTGACCGTCACGAAGTACCGCGCCGACATCCTCACCGATGAGCGGCTTGAGCGCGTAGCCGAAGTTGCACACGAGATTGCAGACGACTTCGAGGCCGACATCAAGAACGTGGACGGCGGCACCGACCACGTTCACATCCTGTTCACGACCAAACCCACCACCGACCTCACGAAGTTCATCAACTCGCTCAAGGGAGTTACCTCGCGCCGGATTCGGCAGGAGTACCCCGAGGTGAAACAGACGCTCGAAGATGCGTTCTGGCAACCGGGATATTTCCTCGCCACGACAGGTCAAGTGAGCATCAACGTGTTGATGGACTACGTGGAAAACCAGTAG
- a CDS encoding RNA-guided endonuclease TnpB family protein: MTATTTKTLEATLTPPTTHKERKLCDLLDTYRAGLHEAFEAGCETMTATSDVVTPYDLPYQAKAALCNYVPQLHGTYGAQELDDTHPVRLTNQAAEFDHSPERDYEFTWWVPQPGRGTNFWIPLRINPAQEGLWHDLVDGEASAGQLRLQRHRTSWTLHVTVEFPVEKPDYEPTDEDVTPVGFDIGEAHLLAGCACEQGTPTDPLLINGGRARHLRKEMYTTLKRLQEREVAEWRIDDRFDHYQNALTDIIEKASRQAVEYACQFEKPVVVLEDLSDIREDLDYGEWMNRRLHAWAFARLQQRIEDKAREAGVPVEYIRPEYTSQTCHECGHIGHRNGDEFRCQNDDCWVSEYHADINAAVNIADRLDPWGESLPLKPAGDDISRDGSACDSAATPTEQSQPRQMTLGEVGSEPTAGS; the protein is encoded by the coding sequence ATGACCGCCACAACCACGAAAACGCTGGAGGCCACGCTCACCCCACCAACAACCCACAAAGAACGCAAACTGTGCGACCTGCTCGACACCTACCGCGCAGGACTCCACGAAGCATTCGAGGCCGGGTGCGAGACGATGACCGCCACCAGCGACGTGGTGACGCCCTACGATTTGCCGTATCAGGCGAAAGCGGCCCTGTGCAACTACGTCCCGCAACTGCACGGCACCTACGGCGCACAGGAGTTGGACGACACCCATCCGGTTCGGCTCACCAACCAAGCCGCCGAGTTTGACCACTCACCGGAACGGGACTACGAGTTTACGTGGTGGGTACCTCAGCCCGGTCGGGGGACGAACTTCTGGATACCGCTTCGGATTAACCCCGCCCAAGAGGGACTGTGGCACGACCTCGTAGATGGTGAGGCGTCGGCAGGACAACTCCGCCTGCAACGCCACCGCACGTCGTGGACGCTCCACGTCACCGTCGAGTTTCCGGTCGAAAAACCTGACTACGAACCGACAGACGAAGACGTGACGCCTGTCGGCTTCGATATCGGCGAAGCACACCTGCTCGCGGGCTGTGCCTGCGAGCAGGGGACTCCGACTGACCCACTACTCATCAACGGTGGTCGCGCTCGTCATCTCCGCAAAGAGATGTACACGACGCTGAAGCGACTCCAAGAGCGCGAGGTCGCCGAGTGGCGGATTGACGACCGATTCGACCACTACCAGAACGCACTCACAGACATCATCGAGAAGGCATCCCGGCAGGCCGTCGAGTACGCCTGCCAGTTCGAGAAGCCCGTGGTCGTGCTGGAAGACCTTTCGGACATCCGCGAAGACCTCGATTACGGCGAGTGGATGAACCGACGCCTCCACGCATGGGCGTTCGCTCGCCTCCAACAGCGTATCGAAGACAAAGCACGAGAGGCCGGGGTTCCGGTCGAATACATCCGCCCGGAGTACACGAGCCAGACGTGCCACGAGTGCGGCCACATCGGGCACCGAAACGGCGACGAGTTCCGGTGTCAGAACGACGATTGTTGGGTGTCGGAGTACCACGCAGACATCAACGCGGCGGTCAACATCGCTGACCGTCTCGACCCGTGGGGTGAGAGCCTGCCGCTGAAACCGGCAGGCGATGACATCTCACGGGATGGGAGCGCCTGTGACAGCGCCGCGACCCCCACCGAGCAGAGCCAACCACGGCAGATGACGCTCGGCGAGGTCGGGTCGGAACCCACTGCCGGTAGTTAG